From a region of the Pseudooceanicola aestuarii genome:
- a CDS encoding DUF6602 domain-containing protein, producing the protein MTKSEKVSSDTAWLRSAFMGVQEKLVLDLKLASSSIGHAPTTGSVNEDHWISVFRAYLPKRYEVASGFVIDSQGARSDQIDMVIYDKHFTPTLLDQQSHHYIPAEAVYAVFEAKPHFDKDYLKYAGQKAASVRKLHRTSVSIAHAGGKFAPKEPFPILAGIVAARSSWTDGLGKSFSGNLPTSGDEALNCGCALEHGAFDDFDGGVNVTPRDGALVYFLFRLLSKLQSMGTVPAIDWAAYAQILNSTPRA; encoded by the coding sequence ATGACCAAGAGCGAGAAAGTCTCGTCCGACACTGCATGGTTGCGCAGTGCCTTCATGGGAGTTCAAGAGAAGCTGGTCCTCGATCTGAAACTGGCATCCTCATCCATCGGTCATGCCCCAACGACTGGAAGTGTAAACGAAGATCACTGGATCTCTGTCTTCCGGGCCTATTTGCCGAAGCGATACGAAGTGGCCAGCGGGTTTGTCATCGATAGCCAAGGCGCGCGTAGCGACCAAATTGACATGGTCATCTATGACAAGCATTTCACTCCTACCTTGCTCGACCAGCAAAGCCACCACTATATTCCCGCTGAAGCCGTCTACGCGGTGTTCGAGGCTAAACCTCATTTCGACAAAGATTACCTGAAATATGCCGGCCAGAAGGCCGCCTCGGTTCGGAAGCTTCACCGGACATCTGTATCGATCGCGCATGCTGGCGGGAAATTTGCACCTAAGGAGCCATTTCCGATCTTGGCCGGGATCGTCGCAGCCCGCTCCAGCTGGACTGATGGCCTCGGGAAGAGTTTCTCAGGCAATTTGCCGACTTCTGGCGACGAAGCTCTGAACTGCGGCTGCGCACTTGAGCATGGAGCTTTCGACGACTTCGACGGCGGCGTGAACGTCACCCCTCGAGACGGAGCTCTGGTCTACTTCCTGTTCCGGCTTCTCTCAAAGCTTCAGTCCATGGGAACCGTCCCTGCGATCGACTGGGCCGCATATGCGCAGATTCTGAACTCGACGCCTCGCGCCTAA
- a CDS encoding CDP-alcohol phosphatidyltransferase family protein, producing MIDAALLPLQRHVLTPPARWLVARGIHADHLTLAGFILGLLAVPALAAEAYGLALALLALNRLADGLDGTVARLTTPTDRGAFLDIALDFVFYALFPLGFALADPAGNALPAAVLIAAFVGTGSSFLAFAAIAAKRGESAAAYPAKGIYYLGGLTEGFETIAVFAVMCLFPGFFALLAYGYAAACALTTALRWHQGWRAFSAKM from the coding sequence ATGATCGACGCGGCACTTCTTCCCCTGCAACGGCATGTGCTGACCCCGCCGGCACGCTGGCTGGTGGCGCGCGGCATCCATGCCGACCACCTGACGCTGGCGGGTTTTATCCTGGGGCTTCTGGCAGTTCCCGCGCTCGCCGCCGAGGCCTATGGCCTGGCGCTGGCCTTGCTGGCGCTGAACCGGCTGGCCGATGGGCTGGACGGAACAGTCGCGCGGCTGACCACGCCCACCGATCGCGGGGCGTTCCTGGATATCGCGCTGGATTTCGTCTTCTACGCGCTGTTTCCGCTGGGGTTCGCACTGGCCGACCCGGCGGGCAATGCCTTGCCGGCGGCGGTTCTGATCGCGGCCTTTGTCGGCACCGGTTCCTCGTTCCTGGCCTTCGCCGCCATCGCGGCCAAGCGGGGCGAAAGCGCCGCCGCCTACCCGGCCAAGGGGATCTACTACCTCGGCGGCCTGACCGAAGGCTTTGAAACCATCGCCGTCTTTGCCGTCATGTGCCTGTTTCCCGGATTCTTTGCCCTGCTGGCCTATGGCTATGCCGCAGCCTGTGCCCTGACCACGGCGCTGCGCTGGCATCAGGGTTGGCGGGCATTTTCCGCGAAAATGTGA
- a CDS encoding ABC transporter substrate-binding protein, protein MKLSLGLVLSLLATPTLADWQDRLEAAQGQTVYFNAWGGDARTNAFIAWVGEQTQDRYGVRVVQAKLSDTAEAVTRVIAEKAAGQDDGGSVDLIWINGPNFLAMKEQGLLHGPFVADLPNARYLDLGPAAPASVDFTVPVDGMESPWRLARFVFAYDAARVAEPPRSMAGFVAWAAAHPGRMTHPDPSNFMGATFLKQALIELAPEAALLQQPVTEAAFDAATAPLWTWYDALRPNLWRGGETYPANESVQQQLLNDGEVDIAMSFDPASTAAAIADGLLPESARVFVPEGGSIGNVSFVAIPYNAANTAGAEVVANFLLDPATQARMQNIEVLGSFSVLDPARLDDAASQAFAALPTAPALPTLEELGPTLLEPHASWMTRLTEEWARRYTE, encoded by the coding sequence ATGAAACTTTCCCTCGGCCTAGTCCTGTCCCTGCTTGCCACCCCGACCCTGGCCGATTGGCAGGACCGACTGGAGGCCGCGCAGGGCCAGACGGTCTATTTCAACGCCTGGGGGGGCGACGCGCGGACCAATGCCTTCATCGCCTGGGTGGGGGAGCAGACGCAGGACCGCTACGGGGTGCGCGTCGTGCAGGCCAAGCTGAGCGACACGGCCGAGGCCGTGACCCGCGTGATCGCCGAGAAAGCCGCCGGCCAGGACGACGGCGGCAGCGTCGACCTGATCTGGATCAACGGCCCGAATTTCCTGGCGATGAAGGAGCAGGGCCTGCTGCACGGGCCTTTCGTCGCCGATCTGCCCAACGCGCGGTACCTGGACCTTGGGCCTGCGGCGCCCGCCTCGGTGGATTTCACGGTGCCGGTGGACGGCATGGAAAGCCCCTGGCGACTGGCGCGGTTCGTCTTTGCCTATGATGCGGCGCGGGTGGCAGAACCACCGCGCAGCATGGCCGGTTTCGTTGCCTGGGCGGCGGCCCATCCGGGGCGGATGACCCATCCCGATCCGTCGAACTTCATGGGGGCGACCTTTCTCAAACAGGCGCTGATCGAACTGGCGCCGGAGGCCGCGCTGTTGCAGCAACCGGTCACGGAGGCCGCCTTTGACGCGGCAACAGCGCCGCTCTGGACGTGGTACGACGCGCTGCGCCCGAACCTGTGGCGCGGGGGGGAGACCTATCCGGCCAATGAATCCGTGCAACAGCAGCTGCTGAACGACGGCGAGGTCGACATCGCGATGTCTTTCGACCCCGCCTCCACCGCCGCCGCCATTGCCGACGGCCTCCTGCCCGAAAGCGCGCGGGTTTTCGTGCCCGAGGGGGGCAGCATCGGCAATGTCAGCTTCGTCGCCATCCCCTACAACGCCGCCAATACCGCCGGGGCCGAGGTCGTGGCGAATTTCCTGCTGGATCCGGCGACCCAGGCGCGGATGCAGAACATCGAGGTTCTGGGCTCTTTCTCCGTGCTTGACCCGGCGCGGCTGGACGATGCCGCCAGCCAGGCCTTTGCCGCCCTCCCCACGGCACCGGCACTGCCGACGCTGGAGGAACTCGGCCCGACACTGCTGGAGCCGCATGCCAGCTGGATGACCCGGCTGACCGAGGAATGGGCCCGGCGCTATACCGAATGA
- a CDS encoding ABC transporter permease translates to MTRDGRLLRATVLGLVTFGLIAPIVLGLWQTGRAAFGILPALGQSVATAQPWHDLAALPGFAASLRLTLVTGLGATLLSLLLATGFCAAVHARMTTVAGARLLTPFLAIPHAAMAVGLAFVLAPSGWIARLLAPLAGWTRPPDLATVNDSWGLALTLGLMIKEVPFLLLVILSALSQIPVARHLAAGRALGYGRGIVWIKIIMPQVWPLIRLPVWVVLAYALSVVDMAIILGPSNPPTLAVAVTRWFTDPDPTMILPASAGALVQALIVGLAVALLVAVEQAVKRLGRWWLRRGGRGVSAGPGLWAAGLAVVALMAVGLLAMLSLAVWSVTWRWSFPQALPESWSLRPWSGARDSWMRALANTLLLAATTTALSLALAVAWLEGEDRARRTRAPWAEALIYLPLLIPQIGFLYGLNVGFLRLGLSGGITAVIWAQVLFVFPYVMIALSDPWRALDPRLTRSAAALGAGPGRRLWTVKLPVLLRPILTAAAIGVAVSVAQYLPTLFMGAGRVATLTTEAVTLSSGSDRRVTGVYATLQAGLPFAAYLAAVLLPAIVHRNRRALSGGTAT, encoded by the coding sequence ATGACCCGTGACGGCCGCCTGCTGCGCGCTACGGTTCTGGGCCTTGTCACGTTTGGCCTGATCGCGCCCATCGTGCTGGGCCTGTGGCAGACCGGGCGTGCCGCCTTCGGCATCCTGCCTGCCCTGGGCCAAAGCGTGGCCACTGCGCAGCCTTGGCACGATCTGGCCGCCCTGCCCGGCTTTGCCGCAAGCCTGCGGCTGACTCTGGTCACCGGGCTGGGCGCTACGCTGCTGTCGCTGCTGTTGGCAACGGGGTTCTGCGCCGCGGTCCATGCCCGGATGACGACGGTGGCGGGCGCCCGGCTGCTGACGCCGTTCCTGGCCATACCCCATGCGGCGATGGCCGTCGGGCTGGCCTTCGTGCTTGCGCCCTCGGGCTGGATCGCGCGGCTGCTGGCGCCGCTGGCCGGCTGGACGCGCCCGCCCGACCTTGCCACGGTCAACGACAGCTGGGGCCTGGCCCTTACCCTTGGGCTGATGATCAAGGAAGTGCCGTTCCTGTTGCTGGTGATCCTGTCGGCGCTCAGCCAGATCCCGGTGGCGCGCCACCTGGCGGCGGGGCGCGCGCTTGGCTACGGGCGCGGGATCGTGTGGATCAAGATCATCATGCCGCAGGTCTGGCCGCTGATCCGGCTGCCGGTCTGGGTGGTGTTGGCCTATGCGCTGTCGGTCGTGGACATGGCGATCATTCTTGGCCCGTCCAACCCGCCGACCCTGGCGGTGGCGGTGACCCGCTGGTTCACCGATCCCGATCCGACGATGATCCTGCCCGCCTCTGCCGGGGCGCTGGTGCAGGCGCTGATCGTGGGCCTGGCGGTGGCGCTGCTGGTGGCCGTCGAACAGGCGGTCAAGCGGCTGGGCCGCTGGTGGCTGCGGCGCGGTGGCCGCGGCGTTTCGGCCGGGCCGGGGCTGTGGGCGGCGGGCCTGGCCGTGGTGGCACTGATGGCGGTGGGCCTGCTGGCGATGCTGTCGCTGGCCGTCTGGTCCGTGACCTGGCGCTGGTCCTTCCCGCAGGCCCTGCCGGAAAGCTGGTCGCTCAGGCCCTGGTCCGGCGCGCGCGACAGCTGGATGCGAGCGCTGGCGAACACGCTGCTGCTGGCCGCCACGACGACGGCGCTGTCGCTGGCGCTGGCGGTTGCCTGGCTTGAAGGAGAGGACCGCGCCCGCCGGACCCGTGCCCCCTGGGCCGAGGCGCTGATCTACCTGCCCTTGCTGATCCCGCAGATCGGGTTCCTGTACGGTCTGAACGTCGGCTTCCTGCGGCTGGGGTTGTCCGGCGGGATCACGGCGGTGATCTGGGCCCAGGTCTTGTTCGTCTTTCCCTATGTGATGATCGCGCTGTCCGACCCCTGGCGGGCGCTGGACCCGCGCCTGACCCGGTCGGCGGCGGCCCTCGGCGCCGGGCCGGGGCGCAGGCTCTGGACGGTGAAACTGCCGGTGCTCCTGCGCCCGATCCTGACCGCCGCCGCCATCGGGGTTGCGGTCTCCGTCGCGCAATACCTGCCGACATTGTTCATGGGGGCGGGGCGGGTCGCCACCCTCACCACCGAGGCCGTGACCCTGTCCTCGGGATCCGATCGGCGGGTGACGGGAGTCTACGCGACGCTACAGGCCGGGCTGCCCTTTGCCGCCTACCTTGCTGCGGTCCTGCTGCCCGCGATCGTGCATCGCAACCGTCGCGCCCTGTCAGGAGGAACCGCCACATGA
- a CDS encoding ATP-binding cassette domain-containing protein: MSLEIDALAIRTARGAALFAPLTLAVPPGHVVTVMGPSGVGKSTLLDAIGGHLAHGFRLSGSVMLNGRDVTCLPAEARRIGVVFQDALLFPHLSVGDNLAFGLPASLRGRDARRTAVTEALSQAGLTGLHDRDPATLSGGQRARAALMRSLLADPAALLLDEPFSKLDPGLRDEMRTFAFEHVISRAVPTLMVTHDPEDAAAANGPVIALAPGAPC, from the coding sequence ATGAGCCTGGAGATCGACGCCCTCGCCATCCGCACCGCGCGGGGAGCTGCTCTGTTCGCGCCGCTGACCCTGGCCGTGCCGCCCGGTCATGTTGTCACGGTAATGGGCCCCTCCGGGGTCGGGAAATCAACCTTGCTGGACGCGATCGGCGGCCACCTGGCCCATGGCTTCCGGCTGTCGGGCAGCGTCATGCTGAACGGGCGGGATGTGACCTGCCTGCCCGCCGAGGCGCGGCGGATCGGTGTGGTGTTCCAGGATGCGCTGCTGTTTCCGCATCTTAGCGTGGGCGACAACCTGGCCTTTGGCCTGCCCGCCAGCCTGCGCGGGCGCGATGCCCGGCGCACAGCGGTGACAGAGGCGCTGTCACAGGCCGGGCTGACCGGGCTGCACGACCGCGACCCCGCGACCCTGTCCGGCGGTCAGCGCGCCCGCGCCGCGCTGATGCGCAGCCTGCTGGCCGACCCCGCGGCGCTGCTGCTGGACGAACCCTTTTCCAAGCTCGACCCCGGTTTGCGCGACGAGATGCGGACATTCGCCTTTGAACATGTGATATCCCGCGCGGTTCCGACCCTGATGGTCACCCACGACCCCGAGGATGCGGCCGCCGCCAACGGCCCGGTGATCGCGCTTGCGCCAGGGGCGCCGTGCTGA
- the cas2e gene encoding type I-E CRISPR-associated endoribonuclease Cas2e: MMVIVVSRAPPRLRGRLAAWLLEVRAGVYVGDYSARTRERIWDQVLGGLEDGDAVMVWKAPNDQGFNFATAGRNRRMPEDFDGLKLIKFLPRQT, from the coding sequence ATGATGGTCATCGTGGTTAGTCGCGCGCCGCCACGTTTGCGTGGACGCCTGGCGGCCTGGCTGCTTGAGGTTCGCGCGGGGGTCTACGTGGGCGATTATTCCGCACGGACACGAGAGCGGATCTGGGATCAGGTGCTTGGCGGGCTGGAGGACGGCGATGCCGTGATGGTTTGGAAGGCACCGAATGATCAGGGTTTCAATTTCGCCACCGCAGGTCGAAACCGCCGTATGCCCGAGGATTTCGACGGTCTGAAACTGATCAAATTTCTACCTCGCCAGACTTGA
- the cas1e gene encoding type I-E CRISPR-associated endonuclease Cas1e encodes MADMPGLPPPRPIPLKDRAQLVFVERAQLDVRDGAFCAVNADGTVTQIPVGGLAGLMLEPGARISHAAVALAARTGTLIAWVGEGGVRLYSAGQPGGARSDKLLWQAKLALDDKPRLRIVRRMFEIRFGEAAPERRSIDQLRGIEGVRVRETYSLLARKYGVAWKRRKYDPNDWDASDTPNRCLSAATACLHGLTEAAVLAAGYAPAIGFLHTGKPLSFVYDIADLWKLDTVVPEAFRVAAQAAKGKLDMSPERAVRLACRDTFRRSGLLSKIIPRIEEVLSAGELPMPEPPKEVIGPAFEDEGKSGDDGHRG; translated from the coding sequence ATGGCAGACATGCCGGGCCTGCCACCGCCGCGGCCGATCCCGCTGAAGGACCGGGCCCAACTGGTGTTTGTCGAGCGGGCGCAACTGGATGTGCGCGATGGCGCCTTTTGTGCGGTCAACGCGGACGGCACCGTGACTCAGATCCCGGTGGGCGGTTTGGCTGGGCTGATGCTGGAGCCGGGCGCGCGGATCAGCCATGCCGCCGTGGCGCTGGCGGCGCGCACCGGCACGCTGATCGCTTGGGTGGGCGAGGGCGGCGTGCGGCTCTATTCCGCCGGTCAGCCCGGCGGAGCGCGGTCGGACAAGCTGCTGTGGCAGGCGAAACTCGCGCTGGACGACAAGCCGCGCCTGCGTATCGTGCGTCGCATGTTCGAGATCCGTTTTGGCGAAGCCGCCCCGGAACGTCGATCCATCGACCAGTTGCGCGGCATCGAAGGCGTGCGGGTGCGCGAAACCTATTCCTTGCTGGCACGGAAATACGGTGTGGCCTGGAAGCGCAGAAAGTATGACCCGAATGATTGGGACGCCAGCGATACGCCGAACCGGTGCCTGTCTGCCGCCACGGCCTGTCTTCACGGGCTGACCGAAGCGGCGGTTCTGGCGGCAGGGTATGCGCCCGCGATCGGCTTCCTGCACACGGGCAAACCGCTCAGCTTTGTCTATGACATTGCCGATCTGTGGAAACTCGACACTGTCGTGCCAGAGGCCTTTCGTGTCGCGGCTCAGGCGGCGAAAGGAAAGCTCGACATGTCTCCGGAACGGGCCGTGCGACTGGCCTGCCGGGACACTTTCCGAAGGAGCGGGCTCTTGTCGAAGATCATTCCGCGCATCGAGGAGGTCCTGTCAGCAGGCGAATTGCCCATGCCGGAACCGCCGAAGGAGGTGATAGGTCCGGCATTCGAAGACGAGGGGAAGTCTGGCGATGATGGTCATCGTGGTTAG
- the cas6e gene encoding type I-E CRISPR-associated protein Cas6/Cse3/CasE, giving the protein MYLSRLVLSRDPGVSALNALLDPAEHGHKLDAHHRLIWSAFAGASRTTRDFLWREEEPGVFLVQSHVPPQDSPFLEAVEVRDHAPNLRAGDRLAFLLRANATRDLRGANRSRKRVDVVMNLLHDVPTEQRNERRMDKAAQAAEDWLTGQGTRAGFLCDRVQVQDYSAITLPGHRGRRKGAPRFGILDLTGVITLSEPDVFLVKLAQGFGRAKSFGCGLMLVRRA; this is encoded by the coding sequence ATGTACCTTTCACGACTTGTCCTATCCCGCGATCCGGGCGTATCGGCGCTCAATGCGCTGTTGGATCCGGCGGAACATGGCCACAAGCTCGATGCGCATCATCGATTGATCTGGTCCGCTTTTGCCGGTGCTTCCAGGACCACACGCGATTTTCTTTGGCGTGAAGAAGAGCCGGGGGTTTTTCTGGTCCAGTCGCATGTCCCGCCGCAGGACAGCCCGTTTCTTGAAGCGGTGGAGGTGCGCGATCACGCGCCAAACCTCCGCGCTGGAGACAGGCTGGCTTTTTTGCTGCGGGCCAATGCCACCCGCGATTTGCGCGGTGCAAACCGAAGCCGCAAGCGTGTCGACGTGGTGATGAATTTGCTGCATGACGTGCCAACGGAGCAACGCAATGAGCGACGCATGGACAAGGCTGCACAGGCGGCCGAGGATTGGCTGACGGGGCAGGGCACGCGGGCCGGGTTCCTCTGCGATCGCGTGCAAGTCCAGGACTATTCCGCCATAACGCTGCCGGGCCATCGCGGCCGACGCAAGGGGGCCCCCCGGTTCGGGATTCTTGATCTCACGGGCGTGATCACTCTCTCCGAACCCGATGTCTTTCTTGTGAAACTGGCGCAAGGGTTCGGACGTGCCAAGAGTTTTGGCTGCGGCCTCATGCTTGTTCGGCGGGCTTGA
- the cas5e gene encoding type I-E CRISPR-associated protein Cas5/CasD has translation MPDYLIFQLVASIGAMGEFGGHDRRGSLTLPGRSAVIGTLGAALGRRRGDDFSDLENLAVAVASFGRTAPLRDYHTVQTVPSAAVKAPQSRPEALRAAERKGKVNTTLTSRDYRTDCVFGVAVWQGDLPILERALQQPVFQTFLGRKSCPLSAPFDPRIVTDENPAQALQHLRLPPWIGARKMVEIVAEDGTDLGAPARWEVRHDRALDRGLWHFGRARYVVAHPDVQAQGVT, from the coding sequence ATGCCTGATTATCTGATCTTCCAACTCGTGGCTTCGATCGGGGCGATGGGAGAATTCGGCGGGCACGACAGGCGCGGGTCGCTGACGCTGCCGGGCCGCTCTGCGGTCATCGGAACGCTGGGAGCGGCGTTGGGGAGGCGGCGAGGCGATGATTTTTCTGACCTCGAAAACCTGGCGGTGGCTGTTGCAAGCTTCGGGCGCACCGCGCCCTTGCGGGATTACCATACCGTCCAGACCGTACCGTCGGCGGCAGTGAAGGCACCGCAATCGCGTCCCGAGGCGCTGCGAGCGGCGGAGCGCAAGGGCAAGGTGAACACCACTCTAACCAGCCGCGATTACCGCACTGATTGCGTGTTTGGCGTAGCGGTCTGGCAGGGGGACTTGCCGATCCTCGAACGCGCGTTGCAGCAGCCCGTCTTCCAGACCTTTCTGGGGCGGAAGTCCTGCCCGCTTTCTGCGCCATTTGACCCACGGATCGTGACCGATGAAAATCCGGCGCAGGCGCTGCAACACCTGCGCCTGCCGCCTTGGATCGGTGCGCGCAAGATGGTCGAGATCGTCGCAGAAGACGGGACAGACCTCGGCGCACCGGCGCGGTGGGAGGTCCGCCATGACCGGGCACTGGATCGCGGTCTGTGGCACTTCGGACGCGCCCGTTACGTGGTGGCCCATCCCGATGTCCAGGCGCAGGGGGTTACGTGA
- the cas7e gene encoding type I-E CRISPR-associated protein Cas7/Cse4/CasC, with translation MTTFLQFHLLTTYPLSNPNRDDQGRPKQAMIGGTPRLRLSSQSLKRAIRESSFFAQDLAGSRGTRTRRLATALKAELVGKGCGEKQADDIATRIGRVFSTLEKDSTKATTLAFISPEEWAFARDLADKAMNGEPLPESKVLKKMVLRKADGAVDIAMFGRMLAESPDYNRDAAVQVAHAFTTHRAQAQDDWFSAVDDLKTRDEDSGAGHIGEHGFGSGVYYLYACVNVDLLVENLDGDAGLAAKGLESLANALATATPKGKQNSHAHHPRAGYIRVERGHQQPRDLSGAFHKAVTADERSSVAALAEMVAKIDRAYGASCDAFAVMDVAEGQGTLAEIAGFAAASVTVSDA, from the coding sequence ATGACAACCTTTTTGCAGTTTCACCTTTTGACCACCTATCCGCTGTCCAACCCCAATCGTGACGATCAGGGCCGTCCGAAGCAGGCGATGATCGGTGGCACTCCGCGGCTGCGCCTGTCGTCCCAGTCGCTGAAACGCGCCATCCGCGAAAGCAGCTTCTTCGCGCAGGACCTCGCCGGGAGCCGGGGCACCCGGACACGCCGCCTTGCCACTGCACTGAAGGCTGAGTTGGTGGGCAAGGGGTGCGGGGAAAAACAGGCAGATGATATCGCAACCCGGATCGGGCGGGTATTCTCTACCCTGGAGAAAGACAGCACCAAGGCCACCACGCTTGCCTTCATTTCGCCCGAGGAATGGGCGTTTGCCCGTGATCTCGCGGATAAGGCGATGAACGGCGAACCCTTGCCCGAAAGCAAGGTTCTGAAGAAGATGGTTCTGCGCAAGGCCGACGGTGCGGTGGATATTGCCATGTTCGGACGGATGCTGGCGGAAAGTCCCGACTACAACCGCGATGCCGCGGTCCAGGTTGCCCACGCCTTTACCACCCACCGGGCCCAGGCACAGGATGACTGGTTCTCGGCGGTTGATGATCTCAAGACCCGGGACGAGGATTCAGGCGCGGGTCATATCGGGGAGCACGGATTCGGATCGGGTGTTTACTATCTCTATGCCTGCGTCAATGTCGATCTGTTGGTCGAAAACCTGGATGGTGATGCGGGACTGGCCGCCAAGGGGCTGGAGTCGTTGGCCAACGCGCTGGCGACTGCCACGCCCAAGGGCAAGCAGAACAGCCACGCGCATCATCCCCGTGCCGGCTACATCCGGGTCGAACGCGGCCATCAACAGCCGCGCGACCTGTCAGGTGCGTTCCACAAGGCGGTGACGGCGGATGAACGCTCCAGCGTCGCGGCGCTGGCCGAAATGGTCGCAAAAATCGACCGAGCCTATGGAGCGTCCTGCGACGCATTCGCGGTCATGGATGTGGCTGAAGGACAGGGTACCCTGGCTGAAATTGCCGGTTTCGCGGCTGCTTCGGTCACGGTGTCAGATGCCTGA
- the casB gene encoding type I-E CRISPR-associated protein Cse2/CasB produces MTDENAEKRRGQIILAWWSTELGDRKTGVQKALSARLRRGDDVTVLCQPAVHDLSRKLGLKDGVRLARLARLLAHVREHGPTRLPRLLGRGDPKAMTALRFERLVHSAGADLEAAIRRALPLVGHRANVAHLGDAVLFWSDKTRTHWCFDYYGGETPLTDTSKEFSQ; encoded by the coding sequence ATGACCGATGAAAATGCGGAAAAACGGCGGGGCCAGATCATTCTTGCCTGGTGGTCGACAGAACTGGGCGACCGCAAGACCGGAGTTCAGAAGGCGCTTTCCGCCCGCCTTCGGCGTGGTGACGACGTAACCGTCTTGTGCCAGCCAGCCGTGCACGATTTGTCGCGCAAGCTCGGTCTGAAGGATGGCGTGCGTCTGGCCCGTCTTGCCCGTCTCCTGGCGCATGTGCGCGAACACGGGCCGACGCGTTTGCCGCGTCTGCTGGGGCGCGGCGATCCCAAGGCTATGACAGCTCTGCGATTTGAAAGGCTTGTCCACTCCGCTGGCGCCGACCTTGAGGCCGCAATCCGCCGTGCGCTGCCCTTGGTCGGCCACAGGGCCAATGTCGCGCACCTCGGCGACGCCGTTCTGTTCTGGTCGGACAAGACCCGGACCCACTGGTGCTTTGACTACTACGGCGGCGAGACGCCCCTCACCGACACGTCGAAGGAATTTTCTCAATGA